The following is a genomic window from Micropterus dolomieu isolate WLL.071019.BEF.003 ecotype Adirondacks linkage group LG12, ASM2129224v1, whole genome shotgun sequence.
GGTTTTGAAACAATTGCATGAGTGTgagggaattaaaataaattggtaaGGAAGTCAGAATTGTgttaacatatatatattttttaaattaaacaattatgAGAAGTGCCCTATTTTTCACTTGAGACCCTGCCCcctcaaaatgtctgtgcacgtccctgtaCCTGCGGATCCAGGCGACCTCCTTCAGACTCTCTACACTCCACTGCTGGTAGATGCTGCAGGCCTTATCCTCAGACCCAGACACCAACTTGGAACCAGGCTTGAGCTCAGCCAAAAAGTCCCGGAGGCAGGCCCGGGCCGACAGAGCCACCAGCCAATAGATCGGCTCCTCCAAAACCACAGAGTGGAAAGACTGCAGGGCGAAGTGGAGCCACTGTGGGGGAGGCGAAGTGAGGGGGCTCTGGAGGAGGAGACAATGAAAAACTAAAttacaatattatatattttttatatagctTTATATTTCCATAGGTGTATGTTTAAAGCGAATGCATATGCGTAAAactccttgtatgtgtaaaactacttggtaataaagccgtttctgattctgatttattcTAATCAAGGTGTCTCACCTGGTTTCTGCTTCTGTAGTGTTGAAGTGTGTCCTGCAGCAGTGATCTTGTGTTCTCATCTGCTTCCTGTAAACTATACATCAGGGTCTGCAGGAACAAAAACATGACGCTTATATCTCCACCTAGTCACACCAGTTCTCCTCAGACCTGGAATTAAAATCACATTCACAGCAGTGCAAACATCAAGTCACTCAAATCATGTTTGACCATGGACCCCCATTTGAAAAGATTTTGTCCCCAGGATCGCCCATCTTATAGAATTTAGATTTTTAGATGAATTATTTCATAAATGTATGAAATCCATTAACAATttagtcatacattctgtcactgtgttacttatggatgtaTTTTTtcctggggaccccctggaactcCATCAAGGACCCCTGGAGGTCCCCGGACCCCtttttgagaaccactgctctaacGAGCGAATCTAAAGTCTAATTCACCAGGAGACAGTTTCCCACGTGGCTGGCTGCCCCTGCCATCATTAGACTTGTATAACAAACTGctccagatttttttttgtcccataaaatcctttcttgcaggctaaatcaataCAGTGACAAAATACCGGTGGTCCAcgggatagtaacatgggtcgcgttagctggtgaagtaatgtggaaagatatacaactatagtatttggcaccggataacgttagcaactggtcgTCATTAACTAGGAAGCTAACATTATCCAACCTGAGCAAACTAAATCTcaatatcacaatatattttcatgttttgcaGTGATGTTAGTTCACCTccccaataggatgaaagccaactctgggtcgGTTTATATATCCAAGACAAGCGGAGGTCTCTCCATGACTCAAACGCCTTTTTGATGTTGATTGAGTTTTCGCCTGAAATCAATCTGATTCTTGTTTGGCCGGACGGGCTTCAGCACATGAAACGTTTTTGGTGTAAACGAGGGTACGATGCAAGAGAGAGTATCAGCTGAAGTGTAAAGTTTAGAGTTTTGCATGAAAAtcttagaaaaaaaacagacgGCACCAACAGAGGctgaagcagaggagggaaacgagaaaaaaaaactactgctGGAGAGAGCTGAAAATCATGATGAGAGACTGATGAGAGACTGATGAGAGAGTGGACGAGCATCAGAGGATCAGAATTTAGTCTAGTAGAGAAAGAAAACCTCTGACCTCCAGTGTGCTGCTGACTCTGTGCAGATAGAGTGCCTCCTGCTGGAAGAAGTTGTTGTAGCAGCGTTGAGTCAGCTGACCAGACCGGAGCTCCTTGAGGAAGGAGGACAAGTGGCGAATCTCCTCCGCCAGCAAGTAGCTGTTGCCCcacaaaacatcaaacagactCAGACCGTGCATGATTCCTgagacagagggggaaaaaaatttaaatgttattgctATGTGATGTTTAATAGTCCTGCGTTATATTAAGAAGTGTTTCCAGTGTTTAGTCTATCGTACAGCTAGTGACTGGCAAAAGCTGCCAGTGGGAAAGATCTGTAAAAAGGTAGTAAGTGGACTTTTAGTAgttgttgattgttttgtcaaactttTATTTCCAAAGTCAAAAATGGCTCAACAGTAATTTCTTTGCCATACGTACTGGGATGCAACAACAACCAATAAACTGTTACCTGGTTTCCTGTCGCTGGGGAGGATTTTAGAAGAGGAGCTAGAGATAAACAGAGGAGATTACAAACAAGCACTTAATGTTTGAGTTAACACACAATGACAGTGTTATTCACAAACATATTCAGACACACGTTGTCGATCATCACACATCAGgactttgcattttattttcatacatttgCAGTCTAAAGCTTCCACAGGAAGCTGATCTATAGTGAGCAGGTGCCACTGCTCCAGATCTGTTCATCTTTTCATGTTCAATTATTGGACAGACTCTGATGTTTCCACAGCATCTAATAAAACATGTTGGGTTTACCTGAAAAGTTGTCCCTGCTGGAATTCTTTAACTGACATGAAATGTGAAGTAACAAACTACAAACAGCTTAATACCACCTTTTAAGCATGCAGCGATTAAGAGTTTGACAAGGCCGGGACCCCCACTGACTCTCATACACCCCTCACAGTACAGGGTAACTTTTACACATCCCCACATAAATATGTTGTACAtcactgcacaaactgtcatttaaataacatactgtacatattctttattatactgtttttaaatatttaattgtcAGTTTTATAATTTTTGGGTGATTCTTGACTTGCAGTACCTGCTTTATCTTTCTTTATAACTTCTACTTactatttttgttgttgcaccAAAATACCAGAAGCacattccttgtatgtgtaaacctctTTGGCAGTAAAGATGATTTTTTAATCTGATACTCAACAGATTTTGTGTCCCTTAAAGTAAATTACCTGAACACTTCCACTAACATTGTTTTcagacttcttcttcttcaattAGAATttaaagaggtccagttagagaaaatttcaccaagcaaaggtccagaacatcaacttgcgttatcattcagtagcCTACCATAATGTATAGCctagttgtatcaacatgtgtttttagtcaacaactgactgtcaaatcagatactatttcaacaatatttactgtcagttttcacataaaactgaagggataataaataataactactctaataataatttctaaatttaagtaatctaaaggctgcatttaaaaaacgtttttgtaaatgtacatcttaaaataaattttatttgtcACTCAATttcaggaaaaaataaaataaaaactgtagcTTTTAGTGACTGAAGTTCAGTCTCAACCA
Proteins encoded in this region:
- the LOC123979733 gene encoding uncharacterized protein LOC123979733 isoform X3; amino-acid sequence: MDRCGKLHSAPCGELRFYICSTTTSSSSKILPSDRKPGIMHGLSLFDVLWGNSYLLAEEIRHLSSFLKELRSGQLTQRCYNNFFQQEALYLHRVSSTLETLMYSLQEADENTRSLLQDTLQHYRSRNQSPLTSPPPQWLHFALQSFHSVVLEEPIYWLVALSARACLRDFLAELKPGSKLVSGSEDKACSIYQQWSVESLKEVAWIRRYRKVLEEYQDQIDVFKAINIFHEHMMNQKSFYKAADCDIEDEKL